A single window of Bordetella genomosp. 11 DNA harbors:
- a CDS encoding lambda exonuclease family protein: MMEPIIEQRSAEWRQQRAGKITASNFAAALAMTPGEGVYKSGPKRGQPKIARPTAERTHLMYELAFERLAGIPRHEVGGRSLSWGRDLEDPAKEAYEIDTGNIVVASGFVLHPVHQCIGASPDGLVSTDGGIEMKCPHDEAVHIQTWLEGMPEDHIPQVQGNMLVTGRAWWDFISYDPRQGEKWRLYVQRIPRDDAYINTKLLPGLLQFEAELQAMVETLRRKAA; this comes from the coding sequence ATGATGGAGCCCATCATCGAGCAGCGCAGCGCTGAATGGCGGCAACAGCGCGCGGGCAAGATCACCGCCAGCAACTTTGCCGCAGCGCTGGCCATGACGCCCGGCGAAGGCGTTTACAAGTCCGGGCCGAAGCGTGGCCAGCCGAAGATTGCCAGGCCGACAGCCGAGCGCACCCACCTCATGTATGAGCTGGCGTTCGAACGCTTGGCCGGCATCCCGCGGCACGAAGTCGGCGGCCGGTCACTGTCCTGGGGGCGGGACTTGGAAGATCCGGCCAAGGAAGCCTATGAGATCGATACGGGCAACATCGTGGTGGCATCCGGATTCGTGCTGCATCCCGTCCACCAGTGCATCGGCGCCAGTCCTGATGGCCTGGTCAGCACCGACGGCGGCATCGAAATGAAGTGTCCGCACGACGAAGCGGTCCATATCCAGACCTGGCTGGAAGGCATGCCCGAGGACCACATCCCCCAGGTCCAGGGAAACATGCTGGTCACCGGTCGCGCCTGGTGGGATTTCATTTCCTACGACCCGCGCCAGGGCGAGAAGTGGCGCCTGTACGTTCAGCGCATCCCCCGCGACGACGCCTACATCAACACCAAGCTGCTGCCCGGCCTCCTGCAGTTCGAGGCAGAGCTGCAGGCGATGGTTGAAACCCTGCGGCGGAAGGCCGCATAG